The proteins below are encoded in one region of Juglans microcarpa x Juglans regia isolate MS1-56 chromosome 4D, Jm3101_v1.0, whole genome shotgun sequence:
- the LOC121261344 gene encoding fatty-acid-binding protein 1, protein MVSLRFPFLFSQPPKLPHRISSTTSSRSFSSATTAVLVAASAAASAAAIVAASKDPKHPFLQNALNSLLSSNCSSAPLWGSLSLAEKSSSAVVEYKNGISFPSILGDSRRLLGIGLRKKSIFGLKNIDVYAFGVYADENGLKESLGEKYEKLSTSEFKENKECNEDLIDNDIDMTVRLQIVYSKLSIRSVRSAFEQSVGSRLQKFGGSDNKELLQRFTSQFKDEYKIPRGSVIDLSRERGHVLRTTIDGKEVGSIQSKLLCRSILDLYIGEDPFDRQAKEDIEHSLASLLQK, encoded by the exons ATGGTCTCTCTGCGCTTCCCGTTCTTGTTTTCTCAGCCCCCGAAGCTCCCCCACCGCATCAGCAGCACCACCTCCTCCCGAAGCTTCTCCTCCGCCACCACTGCCGTGTTAGTTGCTGCGTCTGCTGCTGCATCCGCCGCTGCCATAGTTGCGGCATCCAAAGACCCAAAACACCCGTTTCTCCAAAATGCGCTGAATTCCCTCCTCTCCTCCAACTGCTCGTCTGCCCCGCTCTGGGGCTCACTCTCTCTGGCTGAAAAATCGTCCTCGGCCGTGGTCGAGTACAAGAATGGAATCTCATTCCCTTCGATCCTCGGAGACTCTCGGCGGCTCCTCGGAATTGGGTTGAGGAAAAAGAGCATCTTTGGGTTGAAGAACATCGATGTCTATGCATTTG GGGTTTATGCTGATGAAAATGGCCTAAAAGAATCTTTGGGTGAGAAATATGAGAAATTATCCACCTCTGAGTTCAAGGAAAACAAGGAGTGTAATGAAGATCTTATTGATAACGATATAGACATGACTGTTAGACTTCAAATAGTCTATAGCAAATTGAGCATCCGCTCTGTACGTAGTGCTTTTGAACAGTCAGTAGGGAGCAGACTCCAAAAGTTTGGTGGATCGGATAATAAAGAATTGCTTCAAAG GTTCACTTCCCAGTTCAAAGATGAGTATAAGATACCACGGGGATCTGTGATAGATCTCTCAAGGGAACGGGGCCATGTACTTCGCACAACAA ttgatgGAAAGGAGGTGGGAAGTATCCAGAGCAAACTTCTGTGCCGGtctattttagatttatatattGGTGAGGATCCATTTGATAGGCAAGCCAAAGAAGATATTGAACACAGTTTGGCCTCTCTCCTCCAGAAGTAG